The Aminipila terrae nucleotide sequence TCATCATAGCTTAAAACCCCTGCTGCCATCATGGTATATGTACCGGGCATATCTGCCTTTTGTAACAGTTCAGCCAGTTGCTTGGATGCGCATGAAGCTGCCACACCGCCGCCAAAATACACGATTGGTCTGTGGGCTTTGTTTATTAGCTCTGCAACTTTTTCAATGTCTGCCATATCGGCTTTTGGCATCTCTGTCACTGCCAGAGGGGTCTGTTTCTCATACTCAATAGTTGCTGCCGTTACATCTTTTGTAATATCAACTAAAACCGGGCCTTTTCTCCCGCTTTGGGCAATTCTAAAGGCATTTCTCAGTGCATCTGCCAAATCCTCAATTTTGTTTACAAAGTAGTTATGCTTTGTAATCGGCATGGTCACTCCTGTTATGCAGATTTCCTGAAAAGCATCTCTTCCAACCAGTGAATCAGGTACATTGCAAGTGATAGCTACCATAGGTATGCTATCCATAAATGCAGTGGCAATACCTGTTACCAGATTTGTAGCTCCCGGGCCACTCGTTGCGAATACTACACCTGTTTTTCCAGTGGCTCTTGCATAACCGTCAGCTGCGTGGGCAGCATGCTGTTCATGAGAAGCGAGAATGTGCCTGATCTTTCCCTGATAACTGTAGAGGGTGTCATAAATGTTGAGGATGGTGCCTCCGGGATACCCAAAGACGGTATCGACTTCCTGCTCTAGCAATACTTCTGCAACAATTTCAGATCCTGTTAATTTCATTTTTGTCTACTTCCCTTCTTTCTAAAAACTTACACACTTTTTTCTTTGGAATGTGCACTCCAGAGCCACTATGACCTGTATGTGATTCACAGGCCAGGTGTTAGTTATCACAAGATAAATCTGTGATTTTTTATCCCACTTGATGGGTGTTTAATACTTATTATATAGTTAAAGACAAAAAAGTCAACGGTTTTTTGTTAAAAATCACAAATTATTTTACCATTTCTTATTGACAAAACACAAAACTTCTATTAGTATGTAAAATCATGAATAGGTATTTAATTATGAATAAGATTTTACTGAACATTTGTATACCTATTTATATCTATATAAAATAATATAATTTGCTTACGAGGCAAAACGAGGAGGAATTTAAAATGAAAAACTATGAAAAGTACAGCGTCGGCTACTTTATGCCGCCAGTCAATGAAATGAAATGGGTCAGAAAAGATCACATCGAAACCGCACCAGTCTGGTGCAGTGTTGATCTGCGTGATGGTAATCAGGCATTAATTGTCCCAATGAGCCTAGATGAAAAGCTCGAATTTTTCCAGTTCCTCGTAAGCCTCGGATTCAAAGAAATAGAAGTTGGTTTTCCTGCCGCTTCCAAAACAGAATATACTTTCTTAAGAAAATTAATTGAAAACAACCTGATTCCTGATGATGTGACTATTCAGGTACTTACTCAGGCCAGAGAGCACATCATCCAAAAGACCTTTGAATCACTGAAGGGTGTAAAAAAAGCTATTGTTCATCTTTATAACTCTACTTCTTTTGCACAAAGACAGCAGGTTTTTAAAAAGTCTCAGGATGAAATCGTACAAATTGCAGCAAGTGGCGCAAAACTTTTAAATAAATACAGGGAAACGATGCCGGAAAGCGAAATATCCTTTGAATATTCACCGGAAAGCTTTACCGGAACTGAAATGGAGTTTGCATTAAGAATCTGTAACGAGGTCATTGATATCTGGAAGCCTACTCCTTCCAACAAGGTAATCATCAATCTGCCTGCTACGGTTTCTATGTCAATGCCCCACGTTTACGCAAGCCAGATTGAATATATGAATGATAACCTTCACAACAGGGAAAACATCATTATTTCACTGCATCCACATAATGACAGAGGCACCGCCGTGGCAGATGCAGAGCTGGGCCTTCTTGCTGGAGGCGACAGAGTGGAAGGTACCCTGTTTGGCAATGGAGAACGTACTGGTAATGTGGATATCATAACTGTTGCTATGAATATGTTTGCTCACGGAGTAGACCCGGGTCTTGATTTTTCTGATATGCCTTCTATCGTTGAAAGGTATGAAAAGTTTACTGATTTAGCCGTTCATCCAAGACAGCCTTACGGCGGACAATTAGTATTCGCAGCATTTTCTGGTTCCCATCAGGATGCTATTGCAAAAGGTATGGCTTTCCACGAAGAAAATAATATGGAAAAATGGACCGTTCCTTACCTGCCGATTGATCCTCATGATGTAGGCCGTAAATATGATGCGGATGTTATCCGTATTAACAGTCAGTCCGGCAAAGGTGGCATTGCTTATATCCTTGAACAGAACTACGGGTATGCTATTCCTCAGAAAATGCGGGAAGAAGTTGGCTATCTTGTGAAAGGGATTTCCGATAATGCTCACAAAGAACTGGCTGCGGAAGAAATTTACGAAATATTTAAAAATGAATATATTAATGTATTTTCCCCTGTAGATATTACAGATGCTACCTTTAAAAAAGTTTCTACCTATAAGAGTGACGACGGAATGTTGGTTGATATCAGTGTAACTATTGATGGCAATGAGTTTCAGGTTTCCGCCGCAGGAAATGGTCGTCTGGATGCAGTGAGCAATGCTCTGAAGCAGACGCCGTATGCCTTCGATTATACTTTTGTAACTTATTCAGAACATGCCCTAGAAGCAGATTCTAACTCCAGAGCCTGCGCATATGTTGCACTTACCGATAAGAGCGGAAAACTTTACTGGGGTATCGGTATCCATGATGATATCATTCTGGCTTCCATTAATGCGTTGGTATCTGCCCTGAACAGGCAGAAGAAAATCCGTCCTCTGGCAGATTAGACAAAATAACAGTTATTTACAAGTGAATATATACAGAATATTAAAAGGAGATAAATATGAACTATAAAATTGCATTAATACCTGGGGATGGTATCGGACCAGAAGTGGTTAGAGAAACAGTTAAGGTTTTAGATAAAATTGGAGAAAAATACAATCATACATTTGAATATACTAAGGTTTTAGCCGGAGGATGCGCCATTGATGAGACGGGAGCATGTCTGCCTCAGGAAACCATTGATATCTGTAAAGCCAGTGACGCTGTTCTTCTGGGTGCCGTTGGGGGATGGCAATGGGATACCCTTCCGGGGGATCAGAGGCCGGAAAGAGCATTGCTTGGTCTAAGAAAGGAGCTTGGATTGTTTGCCAATCTGAGACCTGCCATTTTGTTTGACGAACTGGCTGAGGCCTGCCCTCTTAAACCTGAAATCGTTGCAGGGGGCTGGATATCGTTGTGGTAAGAGAGCTTACGGGAGGAATCTACTTTGGAGAAAAAGGTTTTAAAGATACAGATTTAGGCCCTGCTGCTTATGATATTGAGCAATATGCCGAAGAAGAAGTAAGAAGAATCGCCATTGTGGCTTTTGATATGGCTATGAAGAGAAACAAGAAAGTAACCAGTGTTGACAAGGCCAATGTTCTGGAAAGTTCAAGACTCTGGAGACGAATCGTAGCGGATGTGGCAAAAGATTATCCGGAAGTGACATTAGACAATCTTTATATTGATAATGCCACTATGCAGATGGTGAGAAATCCTAAACAGTTTGATGTCATTGTTACAAGCAATATCTTTGGGGATATTCTTTCAGATGAAGCCAGTATGATAACGGGATCCATTGGAATGCTCCCATCAGCCAGTCTTGCAAAAGGTAACTTCGGTATGTACGAGCCTGTCCATGGCTCTGCTCCTGATATAGCAAACCAGAACAAAGCTAATCCTATGGCAACTATTTTGTCTGCTGCTATGATGCTTCGTTATACTTTTGGCCTGTCTGATGAGGCTGATGATATAGAGGCTGCTGTTAAAACTGTTCTTGCCAATGGCTACAGGACGCCGGACATTTACACAGAAGGAATGAAGGCCGTAGGTACAAAAGAAGCAGGAGATTTAGTATCTGCTGCCATTAAATAAATCTTGACTATTAATCGGGAATAATATGGAGTTGCTCATGATTTTTTCTAAAATGAAGATTTTCGGTAGCAATAACCTCAAAAACTACCGAGTATCTTCAGAAGTGAAAATCTTCGGTAGTATTTTATAATAAAAAAGTAAAAACAGACTAAAACAAGCTAAAAAACAGGCAAAATGCTACCATAATTTTTATAAAACCTGTAATTCTCGGTAGCCTAAAGTCTTTACTAGTGAAATTTATCCTTTCATTAGTGAGAATTTGATTAAAGGAGGTCCTTTATGGGCAATATATTTAAATTTCACAATGACCTGGACACAGATCAGATCATTGCTTCACAATATTTACTGCTGCCAACTATAGAAGAAATGAAGGTTCATGCCTTTGAATCTCTGGATGCGGAATTTGCCAGCAAGGCCTGTCCCGGAGACTTTGTGGTTGGTGGTGAAAACTTTGGATGCGGTTCTTCCAGAGAACAGGCTCCAAGCGTTTTAAAAGCTCTTGGTATAAAAGCTGTTGTAGCCAAGTCCTTTGCCCGCATATTTTATAGAAACGCCATTAATATTGGTCTTCCGGTTATTGTGTGCAAGGATTTATATGATCAGGTTGAAAGTGGGGATACCATGGAATTATCCTTGTCAGAGGGTATCGTAAAGACTGGTGGCAGTGAGTATTCCTGCACCAAACTTCCCCCTTATATGCAGTCTATCCTGGACAAAGGCGGATTAATTGCTTCTTTAAATGAGATGGAGAGTACAGCTCATCACGGAGAATCTGGAGGTGACCAATAATATGGGTATGACAATTGCAGAAAAAATAATTGCTGCAGCTGCAGGTGTAGAAGCGGTAAAGCCCGGAGATATACATACTGTCACTCTTGACCGTATGATGAGTAATGACGGAACAACACATTTAACCATAGATATGTATAATCAGCAGATTAAGAATCCAACGATTGCAGATCCTGAAAAGCTTGTGTTCATCATCGATCACAACGTTCCTGCTGACAATCCCAAAACTGCTGCATCCCATAAAAAGATGCGGGACTTTGCCAAAGAACACCATATTGATTTCTGGGAAGGAAAAGGTGTTTGCCACCAGATTATGATGGAGCACTATGTGTGCCCGGGAGAATTAATTTTTGGTGCGGACAGCCATACCTGTACCTACGGAGCACTTGGGGCTTTTGGTACCGGAGTGGGCTGCACAGATTTTCTTTATGGAATGGTTACTGGAACTTCCTGGGTTCTTGTTCCTGAAACAGTAAAGTTTAATCTGACAGGAACATTAAAAAAAGGTGTTTATCCAAGAGACCTGATGCTGCATATCATTGGTAAAATCGGCGCAAACGGTGTGAACTATCAAGTGATGGAATTCACAGGAGAAGGTGCCCAGGCCATGAGCATAAATGACCGCATGGTTTTATGCAATCTGGCGGTGGAGGCCGGAGCAAAATCAGCTATTTTTGAAGCAGATGAGACCGCTCAAGCCTGGCTGAAAGAGCATGGCCGTGAACCAAAACACCTCTTTAAAAGTGATGTGGATGCACATTATGTTAAAGAATACACTTTTGATTTAAATGAAATAGAAGCAGTTGTTGCAAAACCGGACTTTGTGGACGATGTTATACCTGCTAAAGAAGCCTGCGGTGTCAAGATTGATGAAGCTTTTCTTGGCTCCTGCAACAATGGACGTATTGACGAAATGCGTGTGGCGGCAAATCTCTTAAAGGGCCGTCACGTAGCAGATAGTGTCCGTTTCCTTATTGTCCCTGCCAGTAACCAGGTATATATGCAGGCACTTGACGAAGGACTCATTGAAATCTTTATGGAAGCGGGTGCCATTGTTATGAACGCCAACTGCAGTGTGTGCTGGGGCAGCTGCCAGGGAGTTATTGGTGAAAAGGAAGTGCTGATCAGTACAGGAACCCGAAACTTCAAAGGAAGAGCAGGCCATCCAACTTCCAAGGTATATCTGGGTTCGGCCGCTACAGTTACAGCCTCTGCCATTAAAGGAGTCATTGCAACAGAAGACCAGTTATAGATACATCTTTTAATGGTAATAAACGATATAAGTAAATCCTGAAACCGAAGGAGTATAAGATGGAAACTTTTAAAAGTAAAGTGTGGGTTCTGGGGGATGATATTGACACGGATATTATCATTCCTACTGATTACCTTGCACTAAAAACAATTGATGATATGAAACAATATGCATTCTCTCCTTTACGCCCAGAGCTTGCCGGGCAGATTAAAGAAGGAGATGTAATAGTGGCGGGAAAAAACTTCGGGTGCGGCTCCTCCAGAGAACAGGCTCCTGAGATCATTAAGGCTTTAAATATTAAGTGTGTAATAGCAAAATCTTTTGCTCGTATTTTTTTCAGAAATGCTATTAACAATGGCCTTTTATTGATAGAAAACCCGGATCTTCACGACGTAGTGAAGGAAGGCCAGGAAATAGAAGTACATGTGAACCATTATATAAAATGTAATGGCAAAGAATACCCTATCGCCTCACTTCCGCAGAATCTGGTAGATATTATTAATGCTGGGGGGCTTGTACAGGCCATGCGTAAACGAAACGGCCTGGAGCCGATAAAATAAAGGAGGTGCACTGTGGGACAGACATTTATAGAAAAATTAGTTGACCGTAATATTAATAAAAATAGTAGTAATCATACAGGGGCACTCAGCGATTCACACGTTACAGCTCCAGTAAAAGCCGGAGACATTGTTACAGTCCATGTGGACCGAGTCATGATTCATGATATATTTATACCCTTTGTGGCAGAAAAGTTCGAGGAAATGGGTTTTTCCAAGCTTTGGGATCCAGATAAAGTGGTATTGATTTATGATCACCTTGTACCAGCAAGTCAGCAGGATGATGTGAGGCACTTTAAAACTGGCGATGCGTTTGCGGAGAAATATGGCATGAAAAATGTTCATCGTTCCGATGGAATCTGCCATCAACTAATGACAGAGGCTGGTTATGTTAAACCAGGTAATGTGGTTTTTGGAACAGACAGCCATACAACCACTTACGGCTGTGTGGGCGCTTTTTCTTCAGGGATTGGCTACACAGAAATGGCCAGTATTCTTGGAACGGGTACCATGTGGATTAAAGTTCCTGAAACAATCAAAGTAAATATAGAAGGGGAGCTTCCTGAAAACGTGACTTCTAAAGATATCATCCTGACTCTTATAGGCGATCTAGGGGCCGATGGAGCTACTTACAGAGCTTTGGAGTTCACAGGAAGCACTATTGAAAACATGACGGTTGCCAGCCGTATGACTATAGCAAATATGGCTATTGAAGCCGGAGCAAAATGCGCATTATTTACCCCTGATGAAAAAACTGCTGAATACTGTCAGATTGAACTGACCGAACAAGAGAAGTCTTTAAAGGGTGATGAGGATGCAGTTTATTATAAAACTATGACCTACAAGGCTGAGGAGTTTGTGCCAGTTATGGCATGCCCTTCTCAGGTTGACAATATAAAGCCAGTGGAACAGCTTGCGGGAATTAAAATAGATCAGGTGTTTATTGGGTCTTGTACCAATGGACGATATGAAGACCTGGAGGCTGCAGCCAGAATCCTTGAAGGTAAAACAATCTCCCCATTTGTAAAACTAATCGTTACACCTGCCAGCCGCAAGATTTTTATAGAAGCCACGCGCTCTGGCATCATAAAAACTCTTACTGCTGCTGGCGCGGTAGTAACACACCCTGGCTGCGGCCTTTGCTGTGGCCGTGCAGGAGGTATTTTATCGGATGGTGAAAAAGTGGTTGCCACTAACAATCGTAATTTTCTTGGGAGAATGGGTACATCTAAAGTAGAAATTTATCTGGCCTCCCCTGTATCCGCTGCCATGGCAGCACTTAAAGGAGAAATTACACTTCCTTAAATTTTCTAAACCCTATATATTTTCATTTCTAATTTTAAAACTGCCCCCTGTATTTTACAGGGGCAGTATTTTTGTTTATTATCTTTCTGTTTTTCCTTTTTTATTCACTTGTAAGAACTACTGTATTCGTTTTCTGATCCCACTTTACCGTGTAACCATAAAATTCAGCCAGATATTTTACCGGAGCGTAAGTTCTATTGTTTGTCATTACTGCAGCAGTATCCATATTTATAATGCCTGCCTCTGAATCGGAGGGCTCAGCCGTATCCAGATCAGCACCCAGCTTACAATAAAGAAGTACTGTAACAGCCATCTTCTCATTAAGAGTGAAAACTACACCTGAACCTCCCAGAAAAGAATCTTGCTTCCCATCATTATCCGTATCTTTAACGGCTCCCTGGGACACGGCATCTTTTTCGTCATATGCGGTGGAAAATGTTACTGATTGGTCGCTGTTGTCCCAGTCAACTTCAAGTCCCATGGCTTCACCTATTGGTCTTAAAGGTACCATTGTACGGTTGTTAGCATCCACATAAGGAGCAGCATCTGTCCATTTAACTGGCACACCATCTACAGTTACGTTTATTGGGCTGCTGGCGGCAAATGCACTGCAGGGAAGCATTGATACACTGAGTATCATTGCTAAAAAAAGAAATTTAATTTTTTTCATAATATTCCTCCAATTATTTCAATACTTTTCCATTTTATACAAAAAAAAATAGTTGTGTCAACAACTATTTTTTGTTTTTAATCGATATGGCTTGCATCGTAAATCACGTATCTGCATTTTCCGCATTTCTTGGCTCCATACATAGCCTCATCTGCATATTTGTAAAGCATGTCATAATCTACATATCTGTTAGGTACAATCACAACTCCTATGGAACAGGTGGTTGTTAGCCCTCCCTTTT carries:
- a CDS encoding isocitrate/isopropylmalate family dehydrogenase, which encodes MNYKIALIPGDGIGPEVVRETVKVLDKIGEKYNHTFEYTKVLAGGCAIDETGACLPQETIDICKASDAVLLGAVGGWQWDTLPGDQRPERALLGLRKELGLFANLRPAILFDELAEACPLKPEIVAGGWISLW
- a CDS encoding copper amine oxidase N-terminal domain-containing protein; protein product: MKKIKFLFLAMILSVSMLPCSAFAASSPINVTVDGVPVKWTDAAPYVDANNRTMVPLRPIGEAMGLEVDWDNSDQSVTFSTAYDEKDAVSQGAVKDTDNDGKQDSFLGGSGVVFTLNEKMAVTVLLYCKLGADLDTAEPSDSEAGIINMDTAAVMTNNRTYAPVKYLAEFYGYTVKWDQKTNTVVLTSE
- a CDS encoding LeuD/DmdB family oxidoreductase small subunit; the protein is METFKSKVWVLGDDIDTDIIIPTDYLALKTIDDMKQYAFSPLRPELAGQIKEGDVIVAGKNFGCGSSREQAPEIIKALNIKCVIAKSFARIFFRNAINNGLLLIENPDLHDVVKEGQEIEVHVNHYIKCNGKEYPIASLPQNLVDIINAGGLVQAMRKRNGLEPIK
- a CDS encoding 3-isopropylmalate dehydratase large subunit — translated: MRWRVQLITENLEVTNNMGMTIAEKIIAAAAGVEAVKPGDIHTVTLDRMMSNDGTTHLTIDMYNQQIKNPTIADPEKLVFIIDHNVPADNPKTAASHKKMRDFAKEHHIDFWEGKGVCHQIMMEHYVCPGELIFGADSHTCTYGALGAFGTGVGCTDFLYGMVTGTSWVLVPETVKFNLTGTLKKGVYPRDLMLHIIGKIGANGVNYQVMEFTGEGAQAMSINDRMVLCNLAVEAGAKSAIFEADETAQAWLKEHGREPKHLFKSDVDAHYVKEYTFDLNEIEAVVAKPDFVDDVIPAKEACGVKIDEAFLGSCNNGRIDEMRVAANLLKGRHVADSVRFLIVPASNQVYMQALDEGLIEIFMEAGAIVMNANCSVCWGSCQGVIGEKEVLISTGTRNFKGRAGHPTSKVYLGSAATVTASAIKGVIATEDQL
- a CDS encoding 2-isopropylmalate synthase, with amino-acid sequence MKNYEKYSVGYFMPPVNEMKWVRKDHIETAPVWCSVDLRDGNQALIVPMSLDEKLEFFQFLVSLGFKEIEVGFPAASKTEYTFLRKLIENNLIPDDVTIQVLTQAREHIIQKTFESLKGVKKAIVHLYNSTSFAQRQQVFKKSQDEIVQIAASGAKLLNKYRETMPESEISFEYSPESFTGTEMEFALRICNEVIDIWKPTPSNKVIINLPATVSMSMPHVYASQIEYMNDNLHNRENIIISLHPHNDRGTAVADAELGLLAGGDRVEGTLFGNGERTGNVDIITVAMNMFAHGVDPGLDFSDMPSIVERYEKFTDLAVHPRQPYGGQLVFAAFSGSHQDAIAKGMAFHEENNMEKWTVPYLPIDPHDVGRKYDADVIRINSQSGKGGIAYILEQNYGYAIPQKMREEVGYLVKGISDNAHKELAAEEIYEIFKNEYINVFSPVDITDATFKKVSTYKSDDGMLVDISVTIDGNEFQVSAAGNGRLDAVSNALKQTPYAFDYTFVTYSEHALEADSNSRACAYVALTDKSGKLYWGIGIHDDIILASINALVSALNRQKKIRPLAD
- a CDS encoding 3-isopropylmalate dehydratase large subunit; the encoded protein is MGQTFIEKLVDRNINKNSSNHTGALSDSHVTAPVKAGDIVTVHVDRVMIHDIFIPFVAEKFEEMGFSKLWDPDKVVLIYDHLVPASQQDDVRHFKTGDAFAEKYGMKNVHRSDGICHQLMTEAGYVKPGNVVFGTDSHTTTYGCVGAFSSGIGYTEMASILGTGTMWIKVPETIKVNIEGELPENVTSKDIILTLIGDLGADGATYRALEFTGSTIENMTVASRMTIANMAIEAGAKCALFTPDEKTAEYCQIELTEQEKSLKGDEDAVYYKTMTYKAEEFVPVMACPSQVDNIKPVEQLAGIKIDQVFIGSCTNGRYEDLEAAARILEGKTISPFVKLIVTPASRKIFIEATRSGIIKTLTAAGAVVTHPGCGLCCGRAGGILSDGEKVVATNNRNFLGRMGTSKVEIYLASPVSAAMAALKGEITLP
- a CDS encoding LeuD/DmdB family oxidoreductase small subunit, coding for MGNIFKFHNDLDTDQIIASQYLLLPTIEEMKVHAFESLDAEFASKACPGDFVVGGENFGCGSSREQAPSVLKALGIKAVVAKSFARIFYRNAINIGLPVIVCKDLYDQVESGDTMELSLSEGIVKTGGSEYSCTKLPPYMQSILDKGGLIASLNEMESTAHHGESGGDQ
- the leuB gene encoding 3-isopropylmalate dehydrogenase, which codes for MVRELTGGIYFGEKGFKDTDLGPAAYDIEQYAEEEVRRIAIVAFDMAMKRNKKVTSVDKANVLESSRLWRRIVADVAKDYPEVTLDNLYIDNATMQMVRNPKQFDVIVTSNIFGDILSDEASMITGSIGMLPSASLAKGNFGMYEPVHGSAPDIANQNKANPMATILSAAMMLRYTFGLSDEADDIEAAVKTVLANGYRTPDIYTEGMKAVGTKEAGDLVSAAIK